In Arachis stenosperma cultivar V10309 chromosome 1, arast.V10309.gnm1.PFL2, whole genome shotgun sequence, one DNA window encodes the following:
- the LOC130965479 gene encoding transcription factor MYB97-like, with protein sequence MNKDAENDANSFTAMGKCVGDGGNNSGGEDGGGATATGEVALKKGPWTTIEDAILVDYVRKHGEGNWNAVQRNTGLARCGKSCRLRWTNHLRPNLKKGAFSPEEEKLIIEFHSQFGNKWARMAALLPGRTDNEIKNYWNTRVKRRQRQGLPLYSDDPNRSITTSTPTTNVTYVGENFTNNAPITMFEFIKQSYPHSPSPRHHSPLTFPLQHRASSYPHMLSPLSSPAHSPLSSPATSLPLSFTFQRPAPLLYNPLSFKRYRSTPSCNPNTSPMMNNPTHLSDIDNGFQFPMQLNSSSFSHFFQNPTLLDLERRGSSLTSSPSNAQSKMQLLSNQIPLSLQTQQMEPLEVNYDIEYNNDPNSLSASNRLFGDFLSETQPSTSGHQILKKQNYLGLDERDNNVFDCCQSFDDSPLSSLYASSTPVLKQKEEATNLNQSMNEDLSTFLTVVPSIMQDQQNWQYNYATEVSDNVQSSHVIIDDNFGFDIKPKPSLFPLSIATNHNDNRGCYTWDNLSSQC encoded by the exons ATGAATAAGGATGCAGAGAATGATGCAAACAGTTTCACTGCAATGGGGAAATGTGTGGGAGATGGTGGCAATAATAGTGGTGGCGAAGATGGTGGTGGGGCGACAGCGACAGGCGAGGTGGCTTTGAAAAAGGGTCCTTGGACGACAATagaagatgcaattctagttgATTACGTGAGGAAGCACGGTGAAGGAAATTGGAATGCAGTGCAAAGGAACACAGGGTTGGCTCGATGTGGAAAAAGTTGCAGGCTGAGATGGACAAACCATTTGAGACCAAATCTGAAGAAAGGTGCTTTCTCACCTGAAGAAGAAAAGCTCATCATTGAATTCCATTCTCAGTTTGGCAACAAATGGGCTCGAATGGCTGCTTTG TTGCCTGGAAGAACTGACaacgaaataaaaaattactggAACACAAGGGTGAAGAGAAGGCAAAGGCAAGGTCTTCCTCTATACTCAGATGACCCTAATCGTTCCATTACTACAAGTACACCCACCACCAATGTAACCTATGTCGGTGAAAACTTCACCAACAACGCTCCCATAACCATGTTCGAGTTTATCAAACAGAGTTATCCTCATTCTCCATCTCCACGACACCATTCTCCTTTAACTTTTCCGCTACAACACAGGGCATCATCCTATCCTCATATGCTTTCCCCTCTATCCTCTCCAGCTCACTCCCCATTGTCCTCACCTGCAACATCTTTACCTCTCTCCTTCACCTTCCAGAGACCTGCACCATTGTTGTACAACCCTCTTAGCTTCAAGCGTTACCGCTCAACCCCAAGTTGTAACCCTAATACCTCCCCTATGATGAATAATCCAACCCACTTATCTGACATTGATAATGGGTTCCAATTCCCAATGCAGCTCAATTCGTCTTCTTTCTCCCACTTCTTTCAAAATCCGACGTTGTTGGATCTTGAAAGACGTGGGTCCTCGTTGACGTCTTCTCCTTCTAATGCTCAAAGCAAGATGCAACTTCTTTCGAATCAGATCCCATTGTCGTTGCAAACGCAACAAATGGAGCCATTGGAAGTTAACTACGATATTGAGTACAATAATGACCCTAATTCTTTGAGTGCAAGTAATAGGTTGTTTGGGGATTTTCTATCAGAAACTCAACCCTCGACTTCTGGCCATCAGATTTTAAAGAAACAAAATTATCTGGGCTTAGATGAACGAGACAATAATGTGTTTGATTGCTGCCAAAGCTTTGATGACTCTCCTCTTAGCTCCCTTTATGCCTCTTCTACTCCAG TACTAAAACAGAAGGAAGAAGCAACTAACCTAAACCAATCCATGAATGAGGATTTATCAACATTTCTCACTGTAGTGCCTTCAATCATGCAAGACCAACAAAATTGGCAATATAATTATGCAACAGAAGTTTCCGATAATGTCCAATCTTCTCATGTCATCATAGATGACAATTTTGGATTTGATATCAAGCCCAAGCCTTCATTGTTTCCTCTTAGTATTGCTACAAACCATAATGATAATAGAGGATGTTACACATGGGATAATTTATCTAGCCAATGTTaa